TTGCTGAGCTTCTTTCAATGAGTGATCTTATGTTGCTGTTAAGTGAGAAGGAGAGCTTTGGACTGGTTGCATTAGAAGCAATGGCTTGTGGCGTCCCTGTTATAGGGACAAGAACAGGAGGAATCCCAGAAGTAGTAGTAGATGGTGAAACAGGATATCTTTGCGAGATTGGTGATACAGACTGTGTAGCTGATAAAGCGATTTCGCTTTTACAAGATGCTGCAAGCTATGAAGCATTTTCTTTACGTGGGATAGAAAGAGTGAAAACCATTTTTCATTCTCGAATCATTGTCTCAAGGTATGAGAAGCTTTATCAACAAATATTGCTAAATGAGTAATTCGGAAATGAGGAATTCGCTTTGGCAAGTGAATGGAAGAAAGC
This sequence is a window from Desertibacillus haloalkaliphilus. Protein-coding genes within it:
- a CDS encoding glycosyltransferase, with translation AELLSMSDLMLLLSEKESFGLVALEAMACGVPVIGTRTGGIPEVVVDGETGYLCEIGDTDCVADKAISLLQDAASYEAFSLRGIERVKTIFHSRIIVSRYEKLYQQILLNE